The following are encoded in a window of Oncorhynchus mykiss isolate Arlee chromosome 31, USDA_OmykA_1.1, whole genome shotgun sequence genomic DNA:
- the si:ch73-335m24.2 gene encoding protein eva-1 homolog C isoform X2, with the protein MGTMTVPWSFWRSCWSLFLFLILALNTHSAWSSPDFSVYLHTILRNHTAHACDGDTLSIKCPSRTSVSVLSAFYGRRVPSKNLCPPANTNMTEDNTGCTSTVAIQKVVSECQDRRSCHIPVISPVFGQDPCPLTSKYLIVSYKCRPEHHRTRLVCENERLRLVCKNNTVLAIYSATFGHLLHGSPNCPQETAPQPDMECLSPSALRKVSRRCHGRANCSVLADTQNFGDPCFPGTRKHLRVSFTCVPRYLLEDVRRSGSTSDPFLISDYTHGLPERVALYFVSGICAGLVFLLCLFGLRSTLVRDVKDLATELGDELKASRRPRREVMEDQYDDDTSDASSFRRLTQSYRAADIFSPATMTVEMVEREGEEKEMPKFGDIWPHRDSSPYAIHKIIGNRIEYP; encoded by the exons ATGGGCACCATGACAGTCCCATGGAGCTTCTGGAGGTCCTGCTGGTCtctgttcctcttcctcatcctggctctgaacacacacagtgcatGGTCCTCTCCCGATTTCTCCG TGTACCTCCACACAATACTAAGAAACCACACTGCTCATGCCTGCGATGGAGACACGCTTTCTATCAAGTGTCCCTCCAGaacctctgtgtctgtcctgtcAGCATTCTACGGACGTCGTGTCCCCAGCAAGAACTTATGTCCCCCTGCAAACACAAACATGACTGAGGACAACACTGGATGCACTTCCACTGTCGCTATCCAG AAAGTGGTGTCGGAGTGTCAGGACCGGCGTTCCTGTCATATACCTGTCATTAGCCCAGTGTTTGGTCAGGACCCCTGTCCCCTCACCAGCAAGTACCTCATAGTGTCCTACAAGTGCCGCCCAG AGCACCACCGTACTAGGTTGGTGTGTGAAAACGAGAGACTGAGGCTGGTGTGTAAGAATAACACTGTCCTGGCTATCTACTCGGCTACATTTGGCCACCTGCTGCACGGGAGTCCCAACTGTCCTCAGGAAACTGCACCACAGCCTGACATGG AGTGTCTGTCACCATCTGCCCTGAGGAAGGTGTCACGCAGGTGTCATGGCCGAGCCAACTGCTCAGTGCTGGCTGACACTCAGAACTTTGGGGACCCGTGTTTTCCTGGCACCAGGAAGCACCTGAGAGTGTCCTTTACATGTG TTCCTCGATATCTCTTGGAGGATGTGCGACGGAGTGGATCAACATCAGACCCTTTCTTGATCTCAGACTACACACATG GTCTTCCAGAGAGAGTGGCCCTCTACTTTGTCTCAGGGATCTGCGCTGGTCTagtcttcctactctgtctgtTCGGCCTGCGCTCCACCTTGGTGAGGGATGTCAAGGACTTGGCAACAGAGCTGGGGGATGAGCTCAAGGCCAGCCGCAGACCCCGCCGGGAAGTCATGGAGGACCAGTATGACGACGACACCTCTGATGCCTCCTCCTTCCGCCGCCTCACCCAGTCCTACCGTGCGGCGGATATCTTTAGTCCAGCGACCATGACggtggagatggtggagagggagggagaggagaaggagatgcCCAAGTTCGGAGACATCTGGCCCCACAGGGACTCCAGCCCATACGCCATCCATAAGATAATagggaatagaatagaatatccaTAA
- the si:ch73-335m24.2 gene encoding protein eva-1 homolog C isoform X1, which produces MGTMTVPWSFWRSCWSLFLFLILALNTHSAWSSPDFSVYLHTILRNHTAHACDGDTLSIKCPSRTSVSVLSAFYGRRVPSKNLCPPANTNMTEDNTGCTSTVAIQKVVSECQDRRSCHIPVISPVFGQDPCPLTSKYLIVSYKCRPEHHRTRLVCENERLRLVCKNNTVLAIYSATFGHLLHGSPNCPQETAPQPDMECLSPSALRKVSRRCHGRANCSVLADTQNFGDPCFPGTRKHLRVSFTCVPRYLLEDVRRSGSTSDPFLISDYTHGGWYTGPGVIRPQNVLYTNSLEIFDKMLGLPERVALYFVSGICAGLVFLLCLFGLRSTLVRDVKDLATELGDELKASRRPRREVMEDQYDDDTSDASSFRRLTQSYRAADIFSPATMTVEMVEREGEEKEMPKFGDIWPHRDSSPYAIHKIIGNRIEYP; this is translated from the exons ATGGGCACCATGACAGTCCCATGGAGCTTCTGGAGGTCCTGCTGGTCtctgttcctcttcctcatcctggctctgaacacacacagtgcatGGTCCTCTCCCGATTTCTCCG TGTACCTCCACACAATACTAAGAAACCACACTGCTCATGCCTGCGATGGAGACACGCTTTCTATCAAGTGTCCCTCCAGaacctctgtgtctgtcctgtcAGCATTCTACGGACGTCGTGTCCCCAGCAAGAACTTATGTCCCCCTGCAAACACAAACATGACTGAGGACAACACTGGATGCACTTCCACTGTCGCTATCCAG AAAGTGGTGTCGGAGTGTCAGGACCGGCGTTCCTGTCATATACCTGTCATTAGCCCAGTGTTTGGTCAGGACCCCTGTCCCCTCACCAGCAAGTACCTCATAGTGTCCTACAAGTGCCGCCCAG AGCACCACCGTACTAGGTTGGTGTGTGAAAACGAGAGACTGAGGCTGGTGTGTAAGAATAACACTGTCCTGGCTATCTACTCGGCTACATTTGGCCACCTGCTGCACGGGAGTCCCAACTGTCCTCAGGAAACTGCACCACAGCCTGACATGG AGTGTCTGTCACCATCTGCCCTGAGGAAGGTGTCACGCAGGTGTCATGGCCGAGCCAACTGCTCAGTGCTGGCTGACACTCAGAACTTTGGGGACCCGTGTTTTCCTGGCACCAGGAAGCACCTGAGAGTGTCCTTTACATGTG TTCCTCGATATCTCTTGGAGGATGTGCGACGGAGTGGATCAACATCAGACCCTTTCTTGATCTCAGACTACACACATG GAGGCTGGTACACTGGCCCCGGCGTCATCAGGCCTCAAAACGTGCTTTATACCAACTCTCTGGAAATTTTTGACAAAATGCTGG GTCTTCCAGAGAGAGTGGCCCTCTACTTTGTCTCAGGGATCTGCGCTGGTCTagtcttcctactctgtctgtTCGGCCTGCGCTCCACCTTGGTGAGGGATGTCAAGGACTTGGCAACAGAGCTGGGGGATGAGCTCAAGGCCAGCCGCAGACCCCGCCGGGAAGTCATGGAGGACCAGTATGACGACGACACCTCTGATGCCTCCTCCTTCCGCCGCCTCACCCAGTCCTACCGTGCGGCGGATATCTTTAGTCCAGCGACCATGACggtggagatggtggagagggagggagaggagaaggagatgcCCAAGTTCGGAGACATCTGGCCCCACAGGGACTCCAGCCCATACGCCATCCATAAGATAATagggaatagaatagaatatccaTAA